In Dama dama isolate Ldn47 chromosome 9, ASM3311817v1, whole genome shotgun sequence, the following proteins share a genomic window:
- the LOC133062294 gene encoding olfactory receptor 2V2, translating into MEIWLNQSSTDDFVLLGIFSHSPTDLVLFSAVMMVFIMALCGNVLLIFLIFMDPQLHTPMYFFLSQLSLMDLMLVCTNVPKMAANFLSGRKSISFVGCGMQIGLFVCLVGSEGLLLGLMAYDRYVAISHPLHYPILMSQRVCLQIVGSSWVFGIIDGLIQMVVVMTFPYCGLREVDHFFCEMLSLLKLACIDTSIFENVIFACCVFMLFLPFSIIVASYARILRTVLHMHSAQAVRKALATCSSHLTVVFLFYGAAMFIYLRPKRYRAPSHDKVVSVFYTVLTPMLNPLIYSLRNREVMGALRKGLDRCRIVNQH; encoded by the coding sequence ATGGAGATATGGTTGAATCAATCATCCACAGATGACTTTGTCCTCTTGGGCATCTTTTCCCACAGTCCCACTGACCTTGTTCTTTTCTCAGCAGTCATGATGGTCTTCATAATGGCTCTCTGTGGGAATGTCCTCCTCATCTTCCTCATCTTCATGGATCCTCAACTTCATacacccatgtacttcttccttagTCAGCTCTCCCTCATGGATCTCATGTTGGTTTGTACCAATGTGCCCAAGATGGCAGCCAACTTCCTGTCTGGCAGGAAGTCCATCTCCTTTGTGGGTTGTGGCATGCAAATTGGTCTTTTTGTCTGTCTTGTGGGCTCTGAAGGGCTGTTGCTAGGACTCATGGCTTATGACCGGTATGTGGCCATTAGTCACCCACTTCACTATCCCATCCTCATGAGTCAGAGGGTCTGTCTCCAAATTGTTGGGAGCTCCTGGGTTTTTGGGATAATAGATGGTTTGATCCAGATGGTGGTAGTAATGACATTTCCATACTGTGGCTTGAGGGAGGTGGACCACTTCTTTTGTGAGATGTTATCCTTGTTAAAGCTGGCCTGTATAGACACATCCATTTTTGAGAATGTGATATTTGCCTGCTGTGTCTTCATGCTGTTTCTTCCCTTCTCCATCATTGTGGCCTCCTATGCTCGCATCCTGAGAACTGTGCTCCACATGCATTCTGCTCAGGCTGTCAGAAAGGCTCTCGCCACCTGTTCCTCCCACCTAACAGTTGTGTTCCTCTTCTATGGGGCAGCCATGTTCATCTACCTGAGACCTAAGCGCTACCGGGCCCCAAGCCATGACAAGGTGGTCTCTGTCTTCTACACAGTCCTTACTCCTATGCTGAACCCCCTCATTTATAGCTTAAGAAATCGGGAGGTGATGGGAGCCCTGAGAAAAGGGCTGGACCGTTGCAGGATTGTCAACCAGCACTGA